From Lampris incognitus isolate fLamInc1 chromosome 13, fLamInc1.hap2, whole genome shotgun sequence, one genomic window encodes:
- the LOC130123124 gene encoding calpain-2 catalytic subunit-like, whose translation MPGIASKLQRDRERARGAGSNARAAKHLNQDFEALRRSCVECGRLFEDECFGPLPSSLGYDELGPGSYKVRGISWKRPTELCSNPKFIIEDATRTDICQGALGDCWLLAAIASLTLNKQVLSRVVPHGQSFDQQYAGIFHFEFWQFGEWVDVVVDDRLPTRDGELLFVHSAEGSEFWSALLEKAYAKLNGCYEALSGGSTTEGFEDFTGGIAERHDLQKEGPHLFKIIKKALDRGSLLGCSINITSSADSEAVTSRKLVKGHAYSVTGAERAEYRGDTVQLIRIRNPWGQVEWNGAWSDNSSEWRYVSSEDRAKLTNRSEDGEFWMAFPDFLRHYSQLEICNLTPDALTSDEYEKWALTEFEDRWRKGSTAGGCRNYIDTFWMNPQFVIKLEEEDDDPEDGEEGCTFMVGVMQKNKRRMRKMGQDLETIGFAIYEMPEEFAGSRQVHLKKNFFRCNCSAARSETFINMREVCSRFCLPPGEYLIVPSTFEPHKNADFYVRVFSEKQADFQEIDDPVDCHVKQIDVDEDDISGRFKSLFGKLAGQDLEISVFELQRILNRVVSRREDIKTTGFSLPTCRNMVNLLDKDGSGKLGLVEFKILWTKIENFLTLYRARDVDNSGCMSSTEMRVAVEEAGFSLNNTLHQIIVARYSDPNLTIDFDNFVGCLIRLELFFSTFKTLDKDESGEVELNMMEWLNLTLL comes from the exons ATGCCCGGCATCGCCTCCAAGCTGCAGCGCGACAGGGAGAGAGCGCGCGGCGCCGGCAGCAACGCGCGCGCGGCGAAGCACCTGAACCAGGACTTCGAGGCTCTGCGGCGGAGCTGCGTGGAGTGCGGGCGGCTGTTCGAGGACGAGTGCTTTGGGCCGCTGCCCTCCTCGCTGGGCTACGACGAGCTGGGCCCGGGTTCGTACAAAGTCCGCGGGATCAGCTGGAAGAGACCCACC GAACTGTGCTCCAATCCCAAGTTTATAATCGAAGATGCCACCAGGACCGATATATGCCAAGGAGCACTTG GTGACTGCTGGCTCCTGGCAGCCATCGCCTCCTTGACCCTTAACAAGCAGGTGCTGTCACGTGTGGTCCCCCACGGCCAAAGCTTTGACCAGCAGTACGCTGGCATCTTTCATTTCGAG TTCTGGCAGTTTGGCGAGTGGGTGGATGTGGTGGTCGATGACCGGCTGCCCACCAGAGACGGGGAGCTGCTGTTCGTTCACTCGGCTGAAGGCTCCGAGTTCTGGAGCGCCCTGCTGGAAAAGGCCTACGCTAA GCTGAACGGGTGCTACGAGGCCCTGTCAGGAGGATCCACAACAGAGGGGTTTGAGGATTTCACTGGGGGCATCGCTGAAAGGCATGACCTGCAAAAGGAAGGGCCGCACCTTTTCAAGATCATCAAGAAGGCCCTGGACAGAGGTTCCCTCCTAGGGTGCTCCATCAAT ATCACCAGCTCTGCAGACTCCGAGGCGGTCACATCTCGTAAGCTGGTGAAGGGCCATGCCTACTCGGTGACCGGAGCAGAGCGG GCTGAATACAGAGGGGACACGGTGCAGCTGATAAGGATTAGAAACCCATGGGGGCAGGTTGAATGGAACGGAGCCTGGAGTGATAA TTCCTCTGAGTGGCGCTATGTGAGTAGTGAAGACCGGGCCAAGCTCACAAACCGCAGCGAAGATGGCGAGTTCTG GATGGCGTTTCCCGATTTCCTGCGCCACTACTCGCAGCTGGAGATCTGCAACCTCACACCTGACGCGCTCACTAGCGATGAGTATGAGAAATGGGCATTGACGGAGTTTGAGGACAGGTGGAGAAAGGGTTCAACGGCCGGGGGATGCAGGAACTACATAG ACACATTCTGGATGAACCCCCAGTTTGTCATAAAGCTGGAAGAGGAAGACGACGACCCCGAGGACGGCGAGGAGGGCTGCACCTTCATGGTGGGCGTGATGCAGAAGAACAAGCGCCGAATGAGGAAAATGGGGCAAGACTTGGAAACCATTGGCTTTGCCATCTACGAG atGCCTGAGGAG TTCGCTGGCAGCAGACAAGTGCATCTGAAGAAGAACTTCTTCAGGTGCAACTGTTCTGCGGCTCGCTCCGAGACCTTCATCAACATGCGAGAGGTGTGCAGCCGCTTCTGTCTCCCCCCTGGAGAATACCTCATTGTCCCCTCCACCTTCGAGCCCCACAAGAACGCAGACTTCTACGTGCGGGTGTTCTCTGAGAAGCAAGCCGATTTCCA AGAGATTGATGACCCTGTAGACTGTCATGTCAAGCAG ATTGACGTTGATGAAGACGACATCAGTGGAAGGTTTAAGAGCCTGTTTGGTAAACTAGCAGGACAG GATTTGGAGATTTCTGTCTTTGAACTACAGAGAATTCTGAATCGAGTGGTGTCGAGGC GCGAGGACATCAAGACCACTGGATTTAGTCTGCCAACGTGTCGCAACATGGTCAATCTGCTGGAC AAAGATGGAAGTGGCAAACTGGGACTGGTTGAGTTTAAGATCCTGTGGACGAAGATCGAAAACTTCCTG ACTCTGTACAGAGCGAGAGATGTCGATAACAGTGGCTGCATGAGTTCTACTGAAATGCGCGTGGCGGTGGAGGAAGCAG GATTCTCTCTGAACAATACCCTTCACCAGATAATTGTGGCCCGCTACAGTGATCCAAACCTCACCATCGACTTTGACAACTTTGTTGGCTGTTTGATCCGCTTGGAGTTATTTTTCA GCACTTTTAAGACCCTAGACAAGGATGAGTCTGGAGAAGTTGAGTTGAATATGATGGAG TGGTTGAATCTGACGCTGTTGTAG